The sequence below is a genomic window from Rhizobium gallicum bv. gallicum R602sp.
CCCTATGCGACCGCCTATTTCGGCCTCGGCTCGGAGCCGGCGATCCGACTCGCCGCGGCATTGGCCGAGCGCGCTCCGGGCGATCTCAACCATGTTTACTTCACACTCGGCGGATCGGATGCGGTCGACAGCACAATCCGTTTCATCCGCTATTACTGGATCGCCCGTGGTGAGCCGACGCGCGACCAGTTCATCTCGGTCGAGCAAGGCTACCACGGCTCGTCGACCGCTGGAGCAGGCTTGACAGCGTTGCCTTTGTTCCACGCAGGTTTCGGAATTCCCTTCGACTGGCAGCATAAAATCCCCTCGCACTACGCATATCGCAATCCCATCGGCGATGATCCACAGGCGATCATCAACGCCTCGCTCGCGGCACTGCGGCGCAAGGTCGAGGAAATTGGCCCCGAGCGCGTGGCCGGCTTTTATGCTGAACCGATCCAGGGTTCGGGCGGCGTCCTGGTGCCGCCGAAGGGATGGATGAAGGCGATGCGCGAACTTTGCCGCGAACTGGGCATCCTCTTCGTTGCCGACGAAGTGATCACCGCTTTCGGCCGCACCGGCCCGCTCTTCGCGTGCGAGGAGGACGACATCGTGCCGGACTTCATCACCACGGCAAAGGGTCTGACTTCCGGCTATGTCCCGATGGGTGCGGTGTTCATGGCCGACCACGTCTATCAGACCATCGCGGATGGGGCGGGTGCTGCAGCCGTCGGCCACGGCTCTACTTATTCGGCCCATCCCGTATCCGCGGCTGTCGGCCTCGAAGTGCTGAACCTTTACGAAAATGGTCTGCTCGAAAATGGCCGGAAGGCGGGCGCAAGGCTGATGAAAGGCCTTGAGAGCCTCAAGGACCATCCGCTCGTCGGTGATGTCCGCGGCCGCGGAATGCTCGCCGCCGTGGAGCTCGTGGTAAACAAGGAGAAGAAGACCCCGCTGCCTGCGGCCGCCGATCCGGCACGCCGCGTCTTCGACCGGGCTTGGGAAAACGGCCTGGTCCTCCGCGCCTTCGCCAACGGCGTACTTGGCTACGCGCCGCCACTCTGCTGCACCGACGGCGATATCGACGCTATCGTTGAGCGCACCCGCAAGACGCTGGACGATACCCTGGCAGATCCGGATGTGCGCGCGGCCATCAAGGACTGATCATCGCAGTCGACAGAGGCACCAAGCCGTCAAATTCGACATTCTGACCGCGCCGTGACCTCTTTCCGGAGGTTACGGTGCGGTATAGATTTGAAAGGCAGTTGGCGGATTGGCTTGGCATGAGCAAGCGTCACGCTTCACGAATTACGACATTGCCTCGAAAAAATCATGGGCTTCAGGCGATGTGGCGCGGTTTGAAATGCCCAGCCATAATTCGGACCAATCCGCGAAGCGTAGGAGCGAATACTGAACTTAAAGGGGAAACAGGCTCGTCAATGGCATGTGCGACTTGACGATGGGCGACTTCAAGACGACGAAGCTGAAATACCTATCGATGCCGATCTCCAGGTCGGTGAGGCGCTCCATGATTTCCTGATATTCACTAATGCCGGCGGTGACGAATTTCAGGAGATAGTCGTAGCCGCCAGACACCAGGTGGCATTCCATCACCTGGTCAACCTTTTCGATCGAGGTCAGGAAGCGGGCGAAGTCGATCTGCCGGTGGTTTTTAAGGGTGATCTCCGTGAAAACTGTCAATGTCTGCCCAAGCTTGTTCACGTTAATCTGTGCGGAGTAGCCGTCGATATAGCCTGCCGACTGCAGTTTCTTCACGCGCATTAGACATGGGCTCGGCGAAAGATTGACCAACTCGGCCAGTTCCACGTTGGTGACGCGGCCATTCTTCTGCAGTTCATGCAAAATCTTTATATCGATACGGTCGAGTTTCAACAGCCTGCTCCGTTTATCGACGACGACCATGGCGCAGCATATCGTGCCGTTATGTTCGCCACAGTCAGAGTAACAGGTTGCAGCAACGTGTCGATGGTGTTTCGCGTGTCTGCGGCGTATGAACTTACTGCGGCGGCCGGTGCGACGGCATTATATGCTGCAGCGGGACCCAATGGGCGACGAGGCTGCCGTGACCGCGCTCCATCTGCCAAAGCTCCGAACTGGCACAGTCCTAATGCGAAACTGAACCTCAGACGTGAGTGCCTTTTGGTGAGCGGCGATGTCAGCAACGACGATGCTTAAATAATTGTCGACTACGATCGAGAGCGGGCTCGAATACCCGCATTTGCGAGGTCGCGGACTAGACGCAGATCATCGACAATATGGTTGTCGCCGGCCTCTCGGTGAGGACCATGGTCAATTTTATCCATTATGGACGGCGTGGCCGTCGCGCCGGTCGCAAAACACGCCATAGTGGCGAGGAAAGGCGGCAGACAGGAAGTCTTGTTCGACCTGCACCATCCGTCATGCCGAGGGACGGCTCAAAACGAATGATTCCGCCGAATTGAAGGGGTAGAACAGCAGGGAAATCTGCTCGCCAGGCGCAACTCTAGGATCAATTCAACCTTTGACCAAGAGACAGTATTTCACCTATGGCCATAGACCTCGAGAGCGACACCGTCAGCCGCCGGATCGAGCTGATGAAATTCGAAACCCGGCATTTGCAGGGCGCGCTGAGGCTATCGCAGGAGATGGGATGGCCTTATCGCCGAGAGGATTGGGAGTTCGCCGCGACGGTCGGCGAGGGTCTGGTCATCGAGCGGGCAGGGGAGGTGATCGGCACCGCCATGTGGTGGAACTACGGACAGGCCTATGCCACCGCTGGGATGATCATCGTCACCGCCTCCGCACAGGGCGGAGGTTACGGCTCACGGCTCTTCAATGGGTTGCTTGAAGCGACGGACGGTCGCAACGTACTGCTCAATTCAACCGAAGAGGGGCTTGCGCTCTACAAGCGACGCGGCTTTACCGCCTGGAGCACCGTGCTCCAGCATCAAGGCCCGCTGACTGTTGCGGTGACTCAGGATACCTGCGACGACATCCGTCCGGCGACTATCTTGGACCTTACGGCGATCCAAGCCTTTGACCAGCGGGCCACGGGCATGCCCCGGCAGTCGATGGTGGCCGAGCTCGCCGATGTGGGCAACGTGGTGGTCATCGAACGCGCGGGGCGGGTTGCAGGCTACGCCATCGCCAGGAAGTTCGGCCGCGGCTACGTGATCGGCCCTTGTGCAGCCGAGAGCGCACAAGATGCGCGACTCCTGATCCTGGCCCAGCTTTCGAAGCTCCATAAGCAATTCGTTCGCATCGATGTCTATGCTGGAGATGAATTGGGCGATTGGCTGCATGGCCTCGGCCTCAAGCAGGTCGGATCTGCGATCGCTATGGTCAAGGGGCAGCGACCGCAATCGGACGGGCCAGCCCATATGTATGCCTTGGCAAACCAGTCGTTCGGTTAGGAAATCAGGATATGGACAAGAT
It includes:
- a CDS encoding GNAT family N-acetyltransferase — encoded protein: MAIDLESDTVSRRIELMKFETRHLQGALRLSQEMGWPYRREDWEFAATVGEGLVIERAGEVIGTAMWWNYGQAYATAGMIIVTASAQGGGYGSRLFNGLLEATDGRNVLLNSTEEGLALYKRRGFTAWSTVLQHQGPLTVAVTQDTCDDIRPATILDLTAIQAFDQRATGMPRQSMVAELADVGNVVVIERAGRVAGYAIARKFGRGYVIGPCAAESAQDARLLILAQLSKLHKQFVRIDVYAGDELGDWLHGLGLKQVGSAIAMVKGQRPQSDGPAHMYALANQSFG
- a CDS encoding aspartate aminotransferase family protein, translating into MYSNSLVELDRAHLVHPVASYRNHEKLGVRVLASAKGASVTDASGKQLVDGFAGLWCVNAGYGQESIVEAASRQMRELPYATAYFGLGSEPAIRLAAALAERAPGDLNHVYFTLGGSDAVDSTIRFIRYYWIARGEPTRDQFISVEQGYHGSSTAGAGLTALPLFHAGFGIPFDWQHKIPSHYAYRNPIGDDPQAIINASLAALRRKVEEIGPERVAGFYAEPIQGSGGVLVPPKGWMKAMRELCRELGILFVADEVITAFGRTGPLFACEEDDIVPDFITTAKGLTSGYVPMGAVFMADHVYQTIADGAGAAAVGHGSTYSAHPVSAAVGLEVLNLYENGLLENGRKAGARLMKGLESLKDHPLVGDVRGRGMLAAVELVVNKEKKTPLPAAADPARRVFDRAWENGLVLRAFANGVLGYAPPLCCTDGDIDAIVERTRKTLDDTLADPDVRAAIKD
- a CDS encoding Lrp/AsnC family transcriptional regulator; translated protein: MKLDRIDIKILHELQKNGRVTNVELAELVNLSPSPCLMRVKKLQSAGYIDGYSAQINVNKLGQTLTVFTEITLKNHRQIDFARFLTSIEKVDQVMECHLVSGGYDYLLKFVTAGISEYQEIMERLTDLEIGIDRYFSFVVLKSPIVKSHMPLTSLFPL